One stretch of Riemerella columbina DNA includes these proteins:
- a CDS encoding YicC/YloC family endoribonuclease, with translation MIASMTGFGRAEGVFENKKISIDLRAVNSKSLDVNLRWPSVYKEKEFTLKKILSERVIRGKVDVYFNVENLVQESQITLNTSVLQDYMAQLKAVSGTETPEYELLKIAMKLPDSTTAKTEAITEEEWAFIEQLLNEAITRLIEFREAEGASLHQELQNNLNHIRQYLAEVAPYERERMVAIKEKYQKTLQEFEAIDETRFYQEMAYYTEKLDIAEEKVRLSQHLNYYEEVMQNETCNGKKLGFIAQEIGREINTLGSKANHAQIQKLVVLMKDDLEKIKEQTLNVL, from the coding sequence ATGATAGCATCTATGACAGGCTTCGGGAGAGCCGAAGGCGTTTTTGAAAATAAAAAAATAAGCATAGACCTAAGGGCGGTCAATAGCAAGAGTTTGGATGTCAACCTCAGATGGCCTTCGGTGTATAAAGAAAAGGAATTTACCTTAAAAAAAATACTCTCAGAGCGGGTGATTAGGGGCAAGGTAGATGTCTATTTTAATGTAGAAAATCTGGTGCAAGAGAGCCAAATTACCCTTAATACAAGCGTTCTCCAAGACTATATGGCGCAGCTGAAAGCCGTTAGCGGTACAGAAACGCCAGAGTATGAACTCCTAAAAATCGCGATGAAACTTCCCGATAGCACCACCGCAAAAACGGAAGCCATCACCGAGGAAGAGTGGGCATTTATAGAGCAATTACTGAACGAAGCCATAACCAGATTGATAGAATTTCGCGAGGCGGAGGGGGCATCTTTACACCAAGAATTGCAGAACAATTTGAATCATATTCGGCAGTACCTTGCAGAAGTGGCGCCTTATGAACGTGAAAGAATGGTCGCGATTAAAGAAAAATACCAAAAAACGCTGCAAGAATTTGAGGCAATCGATGAAACCCGCTTCTATCAAGAAATGGCGTATTATACTGAAAAACTGGATATTGCAGAGGAAAAAGTAAGGCTTTCTCAGCATTTGAATTATTATGAGGAAGTGATGCAAAATGAAACCTGCAACGGTAAAAAGTTGGGCTTCATCGCCCAAGAAATCGGCAGGGAAATCAATACGCTGGGTTCCAAAGCCAACCACGCTCAAATCCAAAAATTAGTAGTCTTGATGAAAGATGATTTGGAGAAAATTAAAGAGCAGACCCTCAATGTTTTATAA
- a CDS encoding enoyl-CoA hydratase/isomerase family protein, with amino-acid sequence MYKTIDVETHFEGALQIVYLNQPETYNSLNRTMLEELLKLIKEADADEHVRCIAISGRGAAFCSGQNLKEALHYKEELNEERFIQRIIIDYYNPLVKAIVQCKKPVIALVNGPAVGAGAMLALICDFAVAKESAYFSMAFSNIGLIPDTAGTYYLPKLVGRSLAHYWAYTGKKISTQEALMRGLIADVFKDEEFENAALQLLSHIAHQPTVALGLTKKAFNRAEQNNLSEQLDLESILQQDVAETEDFLEGVQAFIEKRKPTYKGR; translated from the coding sequence ATGTATAAGACCATTGATGTAGAAACCCATTTTGAGGGCGCTTTACAAATCGTTTATTTAAATCAGCCCGAGACTTATAATAGCCTTAATAGAACGATGCTTGAGGAATTGCTCAAACTCATCAAAGAGGCAGATGCGGATGAACATGTGCGCTGCATTGCGATTAGTGGGCGTGGGGCTGCGTTTTGCTCAGGGCAGAATTTGAAAGAAGCCTTGCATTATAAAGAAGAATTAAATGAAGAGCGTTTTATACAGCGCATCATTATTGATTATTATAACCCATTGGTCAAGGCGATTGTGCAATGTAAAAAGCCCGTTATCGCTTTGGTGAACGGTCCTGCGGTGGGTGCTGGGGCGATGCTCGCTCTCATCTGTGATTTTGCCGTGGCTAAAGAATCTGCATATTTTTCTATGGCTTTTTCTAATATAGGTCTTATCCCAGATACGGCGGGTACTTATTATTTACCGAAGTTGGTTGGGCGCTCATTAGCACATTATTGGGCATATACAGGCAAAAAAATCTCCACACAAGAGGCGCTGATGAGAGGGCTTATTGCCGATGTATTTAAGGATGAAGAATTTGAAAATGCAGCACTCCAATTGCTGTCCCATATTGCCCATCAGCCTACGGTGGCACTGGGTTTAACCAAAAAAGCCTTCAACCGTGCGGAGCAAAATAACCTTTCGGAACAGTTGGATTTAGAGAGTATTTTACAACAAGATGTCGCAGAAACAGAGGACTTTTTAGAGGGCGTCCAAGCATTTATAGAGAAGAGAAAACCAACTTATAAAGGACGATAA
- a CDS encoding acyl-CoA carboxylase subunit beta — protein sequence MDLQFNKNEDLNKLKLSAINQLLSKIKEGGGKKRLEKLKSEGKMTARERIDYLLDQGKDSIEIGAFAGYEMYEEHGGCPAGGVIVKIGYISGKQCIVVANDASVKAGAWFPITGKKNLRAQEIAMENRLPIIYLVDSAGVYLPMQDEIFPDKEHFGRIFRNNAKMSAMGIIQISAVMGSCVAGGAYLPIMSDEAMIVDKTGSIFLAGSYLVKAAIGENIDNETLGGATTHCSISGVTDYKAKNDQDALDRIKNIMKSIGDFEKAGFDRIESFPPKENPEHIFGIIPAARSEQYDTYEIIKCLVDQSEYEEYKPDYGKSIICATARIDGWSVGIVANQRKLVKSGKGEMQFGGVIYSDSADKATRFIANCNQRKIPLVFLQDVTGFMVGSKSEHGGIIKDGAKMVNAVSNSVVPKFTIITGNSYGAGNYAMCGKAYDPRLIVAWPWAELAVMGGTQAAKVLAQIQESTLKRQGKVITEEEHNRILDEISKKYQKQTEPTYAAARLWTDAIINPLDTRKWISMGIEAANHAPITEKFNLGVIQV from the coding sequence ATGGATTTACAATTTAATAAAAACGAAGATCTTAATAAGCTGAAACTCTCTGCCATTAACCAACTTTTGAGCAAAATAAAAGAAGGTGGCGGTAAAAAGCGTTTAGAAAAATTAAAAAGCGAGGGCAAAATGACTGCCAGAGAGCGTATAGATTACCTTTTAGACCAAGGCAAAGACAGCATTGAAATCGGGGCTTTTGCAGGCTATGAGATGTATGAAGAACACGGCGGTTGTCCAGCTGGTGGCGTGATAGTAAAAATAGGATATATCTCTGGTAAACAATGCATTGTGGTTGCTAATGATGCCTCAGTGAAGGCTGGTGCTTGGTTCCCCATTACAGGGAAGAAAAATCTGCGCGCTCAAGAAATTGCGATGGAAAATCGCCTGCCTATTATTTATTTGGTGGATTCTGCGGGGGTATACCTCCCAATGCAAGATGAAATTTTCCCTGATAAAGAGCATTTTGGGCGTATTTTTCGGAATAATGCGAAGATGAGCGCTATGGGCATCATTCAAATTTCTGCCGTGATGGGCAGTTGCGTGGCTGGCGGTGCCTACCTTCCCATTATGAGCGATGAGGCGATGATTGTTGATAAAACAGGTTCTATATTTTTGGCTGGTAGTTATTTGGTCAAAGCCGCCATCGGCGAAAATATAGACAACGAAACCTTGGGAGGCGCTACCACGCATTGCTCCATTTCTGGCGTTACTGACTACAAAGCGAAAAATGATCAAGATGCCTTAGACCGCATTAAAAATATTATGAAATCCATCGGTGATTTTGAAAAAGCGGGGTTTGATAGGATTGAAAGCTTCCCTCCGAAAGAAAATCCAGAGCATATTTTTGGCATCATCCCAGCGGCAAGATCGGAGCAATATGACACTTATGAAATCATTAAATGCCTTGTAGATCAATCTGAATATGAGGAATATAAGCCCGATTATGGCAAGTCTATCATCTGCGCTACCGCGAGGATTGATGGCTGGAGCGTGGGCATTGTAGCCAACCAAAGGAAATTGGTCAAGAGTGGCAAAGGCGAGATGCAGTTTGGTGGCGTTATCTACTCTGATTCCGCTGATAAAGCCACGCGATTTATTGCCAATTGTAATCAAAGAAAAATTCCACTGGTTTTTCTCCAAGATGTTACAGGCTTTATGGTGGGGTCTAAATCTGAACACGGCGGCATTATTAAAGATGGTGCCAAAATGGTGAATGCCGTTTCTAACTCCGTGGTGCCTAAATTTACCATCATCACAGGGAATTCTTATGGCGCGGGCAACTATGCGATGTGTGGCAAAGCCTATGACCCTCGCCTGATTGTGGCTTGGCCTTGGGCGGAATTGGCGGTTATGGGCGGTACGCAAGCGGCAAAAGTTTTAGCGCAAATCCAAGAAAGCACTTTGAAAAGACAGGGCAAGGTAATCACCGAAGAAGAGCACAACCGCATCTTAGACGAAATTTCCAAAAAATACCAAAAACAAACCGAACCTACCTATGCGGCGGCACGCCTCTGGACTGATGCCATCATCAATCCTTTGGATACCCGAAAGTGGATCTCTATGGGGATAGAAGCTGCCAACCACGCACCTATTACTGAGAAATTTAATTTAGGCGTTATTCAGGTATAA